One genomic region from Alosa alosa isolate M-15738 ecotype Scorff River chromosome 12, AALO_Geno_1.1, whole genome shotgun sequence encodes:
- the LOC125305043 gene encoding SOSS complex subunit C codes for MAANPPGQGFQNKNSRAAILADLEKEKRRLIQSQTMNPGASIPLARPAVNNVVRDHAEQQHIAAQQKAALQHAHTHSSGFFITQDSSFGNLILPVLPRLDPE; via the exons ATGGCTGCGAATCCACCCGGACAAG gatttcaaaataaGAACAGTAGAGCTGCCATTTTAGCTGAtctggaaaaagaaaagagacgTTTGATACAAAGCCAAACTATGAACCCAGGAGCAAG CATCCCTCTAGCAAGACCAGCAGTGAATAATGTGGTCAGAGACCATGCGGAACAGCAGCACATCGCTGCCCAGCAGAAAGCAGCTTTGCAG CATGCCCATACTCACTCCTCTGGCTTCTTTATTACACAAGACTCGTCCTTTGGAAACCTCATACTTCCTGTTCTGCCTCGGCTGGATCCTGAGTAA